One genomic window of uncultured delta proteobacterium includes the following:
- the nusA gene encoding Transcription elongation protein NusA, translating into MSLELKKAIDQISKDKGLDRDMLIDTLEEAVRTSVTRKFGDDMDIEVSFNEETGDIDVYQFKIVVKKVEDPNSQITLEDAKKHDPSVQLDDEMGFRLKVEDLGRIAAQSAKQVIIQRMRDAEQEIIYEEYKDRINEIVSGSIQRRDKAGWIINLGRTEAILPKEEQIPREHYKRGERVQAIIIEVRKEGRGPQVVVSRSHRDYMAALFRREVPEVDDGTVQIMGVARDPGSRAKVAVLSRDRDVDPVGACVGIRGSRIQNIVQELRGERIDIVVWSQDIATYARNALSPATISRIVVDEDENLLEVIVPDDQLTNAIGRKGQNVKLVAKLLGWKIDIFTESRYNEANAIGRGLEQLANVVEIPVENFTNAGFATVDDITAADDMALLAVAGMTQSRIQDLRTALSFLQAAPAAGQADGASEEDGAKE; encoded by the coding sequence ATGAGTTTGGAACTGAAAAAAGCCATTGATCAGATCAGCAAAGACAAGGGACTCGACCGCGACATGCTGATCGACACGCTTGAGGAAGCCGTCCGCACCTCCGTCACCCGCAAGTTCGGCGACGACATGGATATCGAAGTCAGCTTCAACGAGGAAACGGGCGATATCGACGTTTACCAGTTCAAGATCGTGGTGAAAAAGGTCGAAGACCCCAACAGCCAGATAACCCTGGAAGACGCCAAAAAGCACGACCCGTCCGTGCAGCTTGACGACGAAATGGGCTTCCGCCTCAAGGTCGAAGACCTCGGCCGCATCGCGGCCCAGTCCGCCAAGCAGGTCATCATCCAGCGCATGCGCGACGCCGAGCAGGAAATCATCTACGAAGAATACAAGGACCGGATCAACGAAATCGTGTCCGGCTCCATCCAGCGCCGCGACAAGGCCGGCTGGATCATCAACCTCGGCCGGACCGAAGCCATCCTGCCCAAAGAAGAGCAGATCCCGCGCGAGCACTACAAACGCGGCGAGCGCGTGCAGGCCATCATCATCGAAGTTCGCAAGGAAGGACGCGGCCCGCAGGTCGTTGTTTCCCGCTCGCACCGCGACTACATGGCCGCCCTCTTCCGCCGCGAAGTGCCGGAAGTGGACGACGGCACCGTGCAGATCATGGGCGTTGCCCGCGATCCGGGCAGCCGCGCCAAAGTCGCCGTGCTCTCCCGCGACCGCGACGTGGACCCGGTGGGCGCGTGCGTCGGCATCCGGGGCTCCCGCATCCAGAACATCGTGCAGGAACTCAGGGGCGAGCGCATCGACATCGTGGTCTGGAGCCAGGATATCGCCACCTACGCCAGGAACGCCCTCTCCCCGGCTACCATTTCCCGCATCGTCGTTGACGAGGACGAAAACCTGCTGGAAGTCATCGTGCCGGACGATCAGCTGACCAACGCCATCGGGCGCAAGGGCCAGAACGTCAAACTCGTGGCCAAGCTCCTGGGCTGGAAAATCGATATTTTCACCGAAAGCCGCTACAACGAAGCCAACGCCATCGGGCGCGGCCTTGAGCAGCTTGCCAACGTGGTTGAAATCCCGGTGGAGAACTTCACCAACGCCGGGTTTGCCACGGTGGACGATATAACGGCTGCCGACGACATGGCCCTTCTCGCCGTTGCCGGCATGACCCAGTCGCGCATTCAGGATCTGCGCACGGCGCTGAGCTTCCTGCAGGCGGCCCCCGCGGCCGGGCAGGCGGACGGAGCATCCGAAGAGGACGGCGCGAAAGAATAG
- the infB gene encoding Translation initiation factor IF-2 → MSEEKIRVKDITTELGVSNKDMLTALRELSIPAKSHMATLTADDVTRVKEHFAAAPAGDADKERRETQSGVIVRRRRRDPENAPEEAAAPAAVAAPADTPKTESRPERSAAAPELKAPARKKAAATAVATAVAEDAPEATPVLKADGEKAAKAEKVTAEAAAEAQPVATEKPAKAKAPKEPEQKARIIRRADEAAPAPQKKAEPVPAAVAAPAATEAPATAGAASAAAPSGAPKADDGAAQEKAPARPPRAARANISAEPERGKDGAAVSSVPVLAPRSERDDRGDDERGEQASPSSQVRIISRPVPGQTPSGPSSDARPAGQRPGGPGGPRSGGPGGPGGPRPGGPGGPRPGGPGGPGRPFAPRPAAAAAGPAPESDASRNKKRQKTRRTVDFDSSGGDDFSKRRREMDGGDEGAWRGKGGKRRGKGREAARASTVTQPLKAAKRKIRVDELIRVSDLAHQMGLKATEIIKVLFGLGVMATINQTLDVDTTTLVAAEFDYEVEKVGFSEEEYTEEQLADAPENMRPRPPVVTIMGHVDHGKTSLLDAIRKSSVASGEAGGITQHIGAYNVKTKKGQIVFLDTPGHEAFTAMRARGAEITDIVVLVVAADDGVMEQTREAISHAKAAGVPIMVAVNKMDKEEANPDRVKRELAEQGLVAEDWGGDTNFSYVSAKSLAGVDDLLEMVALQAEILELKANPDKPARGHIIEAKLDKGRGALGTVLIQQGTLKVGDAFVCGSLFGRVRAMFDDQGKKLKSAGPSMPVEVQGFEGVPEAGEEFICIADEKAARRIADNRAVKQREKALAKESRVTLETFLSRKPDAVEALVLNLVVKADVQGSIEAITDALNKLSTEKVRIHVIHTGAGAISESDVLLASASDAIIIGFNVRPTPKAKELIAQEKIDIRFYDIIYKLVEEVKNAMEGMLAPVEKEVYLGLAEVRETFSVPKVGVIAGCMVSDGKILRNAQVRLLRDNVVIYTGKISSLKRFKDDAREVLKGYECGIGLERFNDIKVGDNIEAFEMIEEAASL, encoded by the coding sequence ATGTCTGAGGAAAAAATCAGAGTGAAAGATATTACAACGGAATTGGGCGTTTCCAACAAGGATATGCTCACGGCCTTGCGCGAGTTGAGCATCCCGGCCAAGAGCCATATGGCGACCCTCACCGCGGATGATGTTACGCGGGTGAAAGAGCACTTTGCCGCCGCCCCCGCCGGGGACGCGGACAAGGAACGCCGCGAGACCCAGAGCGGCGTCATTGTCCGCCGCCGCCGCCGCGACCCGGAAAACGCGCCCGAGGAAGCCGCCGCGCCTGCCGCCGTTGCCGCCCCCGCAGACACGCCCAAAACGGAATCTCGCCCCGAGCGGAGCGCGGCCGCGCCGGAACTCAAGGCTCCGGCCAGGAAAAAAGCCGCTGCCACAGCCGTTGCCACAGCCGTTGCCGAAGACGCGCCCGAAGCAACGCCCGTACTGAAAGCCGACGGGGAAAAAGCGGCCAAGGCTGAAAAGGTAACGGCCGAAGCGGCCGCCGAGGCCCAGCCCGTTGCCACTGAAAAACCGGCAAAAGCCAAAGCCCCCAAAGAGCCCGAGCAAAAAGCCCGCATCATCCGCCGCGCCGATGAGGCAGCCCCTGCCCCGCAGAAGAAGGCCGAGCCCGTCCCGGCCGCGGTAGCCGCGCCCGCCGCAACCGAAGCGCCCGCAACCGCCGGCGCTGCAAGCGCCGCCGCGCCGTCGGGCGCCCCCAAAGCGGATGACGGCGCCGCCCAGGAAAAAGCCCCCGCCCGCCCCCCGCGCGCCGCGAGAGCCAATATTTCCGCTGAGCCGGAACGCGGGAAGGACGGCGCCGCCGTCTCCTCCGTGCCCGTGCTCGCGCCCCGCTCCGAGCGTGACGACAGAGGCGATGACGAACGCGGCGAGCAAGCCTCTCCCTCCTCCCAGGTTCGCATTATTTCCCGCCCTGTCCCCGGACAGACGCCCTCCGGCCCGTCTTCGGACGCCCGCCCTGCCGGGCAGCGCCCCGGCGGCCCCGGCGGTCCCCGCTCCGGCGGACCCGGCGGACCCGGCGGCCCGCGCCCCGGTGGTCCCGGCGGCCCGCGCCCCGGCGGCCCCGGCGGCCCGGGCAGACCGTTCGCCCCGCGCCCGGCAGCGGCAGCGGCCGGTCCCGCGCCGGAATCCGACGCCAGCAGGAACAAAAAACGGCAGAAAACCCGCCGGACCGTTGATTTTGATTCCAGCGGCGGCGATGACTTCAGCAAGCGCCGCCGCGAAATGGATGGCGGCGACGAAGGCGCCTGGCGCGGCAAGGGCGGAAAGCGACGCGGCAAAGGCCGCGAAGCGGCCCGCGCCAGCACCGTGACCCAGCCGCTCAAGGCGGCCAAGCGTAAAATCCGGGTGGACGAACTCATCCGCGTCTCCGACCTCGCCCACCAGATGGGCCTGAAGGCGACGGAGATCATCAAGGTGCTCTTCGGCCTCGGCGTGATGGCTACCATCAACCAGACCCTGGATGTGGACACCACCACCCTGGTGGCCGCCGAATTCGACTACGAAGTGGAAAAGGTCGGCTTCTCCGAAGAGGAATACACCGAGGAACAACTCGCGGACGCGCCGGAAAACATGCGGCCCAGGCCCCCGGTCGTGACCATCATGGGCCACGTCGACCACGGCAAGACCTCGCTCCTTGACGCCATCCGCAAATCCTCGGTCGCGTCCGGGGAAGCGGGTGGCATCACCCAGCACATCGGCGCGTACAACGTGAAAACGAAAAAAGGCCAGATCGTGTTCCTGGATACCCCGGGCCACGAGGCGTTCACGGCCATGCGCGCGCGCGGCGCGGAAATCACGGACATCGTCGTGCTGGTGGTCGCCGCCGACGACGGCGTCATGGAACAGACCCGCGAGGCCATCAGCCACGCGAAGGCCGCCGGCGTGCCGATCATGGTGGCGGTCAACAAGATGGATAAAGAAGAAGCCAACCCGGACCGCGTCAAGCGCGAACTGGCCGAACAGGGCCTGGTGGCGGAAGACTGGGGCGGCGACACCAACTTCTCCTACGTTTCCGCCAAAAGCCTGGCGGGCGTTGACGATCTGCTCGAAATGGTCGCCCTGCAGGCGGAAATACTGGAATTGAAGGCCAACCCCGACAAACCCGCCCGCGGCCACATCATCGAGGCCAAACTCGACAAGGGGCGCGGGGCTCTGGGCACCGTGCTGATCCAGCAGGGCACCCTGAAAGTGGGCGACGCCTTTGTCTGCGGTTCTCTTTTTGGCCGCGTGCGCGCCATGTTTGACGACCAGGGCAAAAAGCTCAAGTCCGCCGGACCGTCCATGCCCGTGGAAGTGCAGGGGTTTGAAGGCGTGCCCGAAGCCGGGGAGGAATTCATCTGCATCGCGGATGAAAAGGCCGCCCGCCGCATTGCGGACAACCGTGCCGTCAAACAGCGCGAAAAAGCCCTGGCCAAGGAATCGCGCGTCACGCTGGAAACCTTCCTTTCCAGAAAGCCGGACGCCGTGGAAGCCCTGGTCCTCAACCTGGTGGTCAAGGCCGACGTGCAGGGTTCCATCGAAGCCATCACCGACGCGTTGAACAAACTCTCCACGGAAAAGGTGCGTATCCACGTCATCCATACCGGGGCCGGCGCCATTTCGGAATCCGACGTGCTGCTCGCTTCCGCGTCCGACGCCATCATCATCGGGTTCAACGTGCGCCCGACGCCCAAAGCCAAGGAACTCATCGCGCAGGAAAAGATCGACATCCGCTTCTACGACATCATCTACAAGCTGGTGGAAGAAGTGAAAAACGCCATGGAAGGCATGCTCGCCCCCGTGGAAAAGGAAGTTTACCTCGGCCTCGCGGAAGTGCGCGAAACCTTCAGCGTGCCCAAGGTCGGCGTTATCGCGGGCTGCATGGTTTCGGACGGCAAAATCCTCCGCAACGCCCAGGTGCGCCTCCTGCGCGACAACGTCGTCATCTATACCGGCAAGATCTCGTCCCTCAAACGCTTCAAGGATGACGCCCGTGAAGTGCTCAAGGGCTACGAATGCGGGATCGGCCTTGAGCGGTTCAACGACATCAAGGTGGGCGACAACATAGAAGCCTTTGAAATGATCGAAGAAGCCGCCAGCCTGTAA
- a CDS encoding 4Fe-4S binding domain-containing protein, which produces MAHHYNNSAYSRLAERLNRFPQGAPATPLLFSILHMLFSEEEAGLVAQLPIKPFGAAAAAKAWKRPLAESRALLDRMASKALLLDMDLNGEQVYCLPPPMAGFFEFAFMRVRRDIDQKTLAELLYQYINGEEDFMRALFVEGETGLGRVFAHESALGLPAEETAVPEEKTVAPAGKEAAPAGRLEVLEYERASRVIAASPEIGVSMCYCRHKKDHLGLACGAPMDICMTFNSAAHSLIKHGHARAVSKAECLDLLQQARDADLVQFGENNRQGVNFICNCCGCCCEALGAVKRFGILRTIHSNCIITLDAATCKACGKCAAVCPVGALHIPGGPEREGGKGKRPELRADICLGCGVCVRHCPAKSLALERRANRTITPLNTSHRVVLMAAERGVLQNLIFDNQVLASHRLAAAMLGAFLKLPPVARTLAQKQLRSRYIERLLGKL; this is translated from the coding sequence ATGGCTCACCACTACAACAATTCCGCGTATAGCCGGCTGGCCGAACGGCTGAACCGCTTTCCCCAGGGCGCTCCCGCCACCCCCCTGCTGTTCTCGATTCTGCACATGCTCTTTTCCGAGGAGGAAGCGGGCCTGGTGGCGCAACTGCCCATCAAACCCTTTGGCGCCGCCGCCGCGGCCAAAGCCTGGAAGCGGCCTCTGGCCGAATCCCGCGCCCTCCTGGACCGCATGGCGTCAAAAGCCCTGTTGCTGGACATGGATCTGAACGGCGAGCAGGTCTATTGCCTGCCGCCGCCCATGGCGGGTTTTTTCGAGTTCGCGTTCATGCGCGTGCGCCGCGATATCGACCAGAAAACCCTGGCCGAGCTCCTGTACCAGTATATCAACGGCGAGGAAGACTTCATGCGCGCCCTGTTCGTCGAGGGGGAAACGGGCCTGGGCCGCGTGTTCGCCCACGAGAGCGCCCTTGGCCTCCCGGCTGAAGAAACCGCCGTTCCGGAAGAAAAAACGGTGGCTCCGGCCGGAAAAGAGGCGGCTCCGGCGGGCCGACTGGAAGTGCTGGAATACGAGCGGGCCAGCCGCGTCATTGCGGCCTCGCCCGAGATCGGGGTGAGCATGTGCTACTGCCGCCATAAGAAAGACCACCTGGGCCTGGCCTGCGGCGCGCCCATGGATATCTGCATGACCTTCAACTCGGCGGCCCACTCGCTGATAAAGCACGGCCACGCCCGGGCCGTCAGCAAAGCCGAGTGCCTGGACCTCCTGCAACAGGCCCGGGATGCCGACCTCGTCCAGTTCGGGGAAAACAACCGGCAGGGCGTCAACTTCATCTGCAATTGCTGCGGCTGCTGCTGTGAAGCACTGGGCGCCGTAAAACGGTTCGGCATCCTGCGGACCATCCACTCCAACTGCATCATCACGCTGGATGCGGCGACCTGCAAGGCCTGCGGCAAATGCGCGGCGGTCTGCCCCGTGGGCGCCCTGCACATCCCCGGCGGGCCGGAGCGGGAAGGCGGCAAAGGGAAGCGGCCGGAACTGCGCGCGGATATCTGCCTCGGCTGCGGCGTGTGCGTGCGGCATTGCCCCGCGAAGAGCCTTGCCCTTGAACGGCGCGCGAACAGGACCATCACGCCCCTCAACACCTCCCACCGGGTGGTGCTCATGGCGGCGGAACGGGGCGTTTTGCAGAACCTCATTTTTGACAACCAGGTGCTTGCCAGCCACCGGCTGGCGGCCGCCATGCTCGGGGCCTTCCTCAAACTGCCGCCGGTGGCCAGAACCCTTGCCCAAAAACAGCTGAGATCCCGTTATATCGAACGGCTGCTGGGAAAATTGTAA
- a CDS encoding conserved hypothetical protein (Evidence 4 : Homologs of previously reported genes of unknown function): MVLGLLRVEYRLHGNESLKDKRRVANSLKQKVRNKFNVSIAEVGSEDDMGRLALVVASVSNDAKHLESRLTKCLSMMEAVCREEMVYSDIEYIGVE, from the coding sequence ATGGTTCTTGGCCTCTTGCGGGTAGAGTACCGTCTGCACGGGAACGAATCGCTCAAGGACAAACGGCGCGTAGCGAACAGTTTGAAGCAGAAAGTGCGGAACAAATTCAACGTTTCCATCGCCGAGGTCGGCAGTGAAGACGATATGGGCAGGCTCGCCCTTGTCGTCGCCAGTGTCAGCAATGACGCGAAGCATCTTGAAAGCCGCCTCACCAAATGCCTTTCCATGATGGAAGCCGTCTGCCGCGAGGAGATGGTGTACAGCGACATCGAATACATCGGCGTGGAATAG
- the cysK gene encoding cysteine synthase A, O-acetylserine sulfhydrolase A subunit (Evidence 2a : Function of homologous gene experimentally demonstrated in an other organism; PubMedId : 2457575, 3062311, 3290198, 6302202, 8506346, 8774726, 9298646; Product type e : enzyme), with product MRIAPDMTALVGKTPLVRLHRVVPQDGAEVIAKLEFFNPASSVKDRIAMGMIRDAEKAGRLTPGRSPAQVIVEPTSGNTGIGLAFAAAVKGYKLILTMPESMSEERKTMLRGLGATLILTPAAGGMSAAVAEAEKIVKETPGAVMLGQFDNPANPATHYSSTAEEIWDDTDGTVDVFVSAAGTGGTVTGVGKRLKELNAKIRVYAVEPAESPVLSGGAAGKHGIQGIGAGFVPKVLDRSVLDGVLTVTTDEALDFARRLIREEGILCGISSGAAGLAAARLAADPALRGKRIVFIVCDTAERYLSTRLFTDE from the coding sequence ATGCGCATCGCACCCGATATGACCGCCCTGGTGGGGAAAACGCCCCTTGTGCGCCTGCACCGCGTTGTCCCGCAAGACGGGGCGGAAGTTATTGCCAAACTTGAATTTTTCAACCCCGCTTCCTCCGTCAAGGACCGGATAGCCATGGGCATGATCCGGGATGCGGAAAAAGCCGGGCGGCTCACCCCGGGCCGCTCCCCCGCGCAGGTGATCGTGGAGCCGACGAGCGGCAACACCGGCATAGGGCTGGCCTTCGCCGCGGCGGTCAAGGGGTACAAATTGATCCTGACCATGCCGGAAAGCATGAGCGAGGAGCGCAAAACCATGCTGCGCGGCCTCGGCGCCACGCTGATCCTGACCCCGGCGGCCGGGGGCATGAGCGCGGCCGTGGCCGAGGCGGAAAAGATCGTGAAGGAAACCCCGGGCGCGGTCATGCTCGGCCAGTTTGACAACCCGGCCAACCCGGCAACCCATTACTCGAGCACGGCGGAAGAAATATGGGACGATACGGACGGCACGGTGGACGTTTTCGTCTCCGCTGCCGGAACCGGCGGCACGGTCACCGGGGTCGGCAAACGGCTGAAGGAATTGAACGCGAAGATCCGGGTCTACGCGGTGGAACCCGCCGAGTCGCCGGTGCTTTCAGGCGGGGCGGCGGGGAAACACGGCATCCAGGGAATCGGCGCGGGCTTCGTGCCCAAGGTTCTTGACCGGAGCGTGCTTGACGGCGTACTGACGGTCACCACGGACGAGGCCCTGGACTTTGCCAGACGCCTGATCCGCGAGGAAGGCATTTTGTGCGGCATTTCCTCGGGCGCCGCCGGCCTTGCCGCCGCCCGGCTCGCAGCCGACCCGGCCCTGCGGGGCAAGCGCATCGTGTTCATTGTCTGCGACACGGCGGAACGGTACCTTTCAACCAGGCTTTTTACCGACGAGTAA
- a CDS encoding hypothetical protein (Evidence 5 : No homology to any previously reported sequences): protein MLEALSSLPPLSEPLILGLFGAALTLVGSVLRSGLRPTPRKVGSCCCVFGLVLMAAGFICITSNTSLIAYAHKV from the coding sequence ATGCTGGAAGCCCTCTCCTCCCTTCCCCCGTTGTCCGAGCCGCTGATCCTGGGACTTTTCGGGGCGGCGCTGACCCTGGTGGGGTCCGTGCTGCGGTCGGGCCTGCGGCCGACCCCGCGGAAAGTCGGCAGCTGCTGCTGCGTGTTCGGCCTTGTCCTGATGGCCGCCGGGTTTATCTGCATTACCTCCAACACCTCTCTCATAGCATACGCGCATAAGGTCTGA
- the rimP gene encoding Ribosome maturation factor RimP: MNESTLARTIADLARPLAASLDLAVWGVEAMQGKRAIIRVYVEGEGGVDIDKCAELSRLLGLTLDVEDVIPGAYVLEVSSPGLERTFFTPEQLAARVGETVEVTLHTPVEAYPGRKKVLGTLTEASGGTFSVVPLDTPKDSPDDAPLAAVFAWDDIKKAKRVHFLPETPEPAKGKKPKTAKPPKGKKTGGNENEDDAAL; this comes from the coding sequence ATGAACGAATCGACCCTTGCCCGGACCATTGCCGACCTCGCCCGGCCCCTGGCCGCCTCGCTGGACCTTGCCGTCTGGGGCGTGGAGGCCATGCAGGGCAAGCGCGCGATCATCCGGGTCTACGTGGAAGGCGAGGGCGGCGTGGATATCGACAAGTGCGCGGAACTCTCCCGCCTCCTGGGGCTGACCCTGGACGTGGAAGACGTTATTCCCGGCGCGTACGTTCTGGAAGTGTCCTCCCCCGGCCTTGAGCGGACGTTTTTCACGCCGGAACAACTGGCCGCCCGCGTGGGCGAGACGGTGGAAGTAACGCTCCATACCCCGGTCGAAGCGTACCCCGGACGGAAAAAAGTGCTCGGAACCCTGACGGAGGCGTCCGGCGGCACCTTTTCGGTCGTGCCCCTCGATACTCCGAAAGATTCCCCGGACGATGCGCCGCTGGCGGCCGTTTTTGCCTGGGACGACATAAAGAAAGCAAAACGCGTGCATTTTCTGCCCGAAACGCCCGAACCGGCGAAGGGCAAAAAGCCGAAAACGGCAAAGCCCCCCAAGGGAAAAAAGACCGGGGGCAATGAAAACGAAGACGACGCGGCCCTATAG
- a CDS encoding conserved hypothetical protein (Evidence 4 : Homologs of previously reported genes of unknown function): MSAISPIVQQMRGPLDVTPQETAQQNKAAYLAAGKETSRAMGDSLTGENSLEVPAGNDTVTISEEARTMRQRMAEDKEAENKNGPDGETAPGAKESVHTGVAGAVEGEEMSAAERARETILKQIKAVREKIEQAKQRLAEVSATNGADGAAAAGSSAQAPSAEGKEAAVQAVQGMGNAMGGAAESEAIQAEIKILEQQLQTLYSQLQNSASNGGGSAATGTAGIGGASNGPSGQGERISVSA, translated from the coding sequence ATGAGCGCGATATCACCCATTGTGCAGCAGATGCGGGGGCCGCTGGACGTAACGCCCCAGGAAACGGCGCAACAGAATAAAGCCGCATATCTCGCGGCGGGCAAGGAAACCTCCCGCGCCATGGGGGACTCCCTGACCGGGGAAAATTCCCTGGAAGTTCCCGCAGGCAACGACACCGTGACCATTTCCGAGGAAGCCCGCACCATGCGGCAGCGCATGGCTGAAGACAAGGAAGCCGAGAATAAAAACGGCCCTGACGGAGAAACCGCCCCCGGCGCCAAGGAAAGCGTCCATACGGGCGTGGCCGGCGCGGTCGAGGGCGAAGAAATGAGCGCCGCCGAGCGGGCCAGGGAAACCATCCTCAAGCAGATCAAAGCGGTGAGGGAAAAGATCGAACAGGCCAAGCAGCGCCTTGCCGAGGTTTCCGCCACAAACGGGGCGGACGGTGCCGCGGCGGCCGGATCCTCGGCCCAGGCGCCCTCAGCCGAAGGAAAAGAAGCCGCCGTCCAGGCGGTTCAGGGCATGGGCAACGCCATGGGAGGCGCGGCGGAATCCGAGGCCATCCAGGCGGAAATCAAAATCCTGGAGCAACAGTTGCAGACGCTATACTCGCAGTTGCAAAATTCCGCCTCTAACGGCGGCGGTTCCGCGGCCACGGGCACGGCGGGCATCGGCGGCGCTTCCAACGGCCCCAGCGGGCAGGGCGAGCGAATTTCCGTCAGTGCCTGA
- the srpH gene encoding Serine acetyltransferase, plasmid gives MSNKSSAAMRPVVKTRLPELEAITEALCDPSSYGSVIHHSLHDAPMPSLKELEELMSRLKAIIFPGFYGTSRVRFDSMRYHMAANLDSIYRLLAEQIRRGGCFTCAEYATDCVLCGEASDDMAMKFMQRIPRIRELLASDVKAAFEGDPAAKTPGETIFCYPSITALTHQRIAHELYTLDVPLIPRIMTEMAHSVTGIDIHPGASIGEEFFIDHGTGVVIGETCIIGKGCRLYQGVTLGALSFPKEADGTLVKGIPRHPILEDHVTVYAGATVLGRVTIGAGSTIGGNLWVTHDVPPKSRLVQQQYAHNGH, from the coding sequence ATGAGCAATAAATCATCCGCCGCCATGCGGCCTGTTGTCAAAACCCGCCTGCCGGAACTTGAGGCGATCACCGAAGCGCTCTGCGACCCGTCTTCCTACGGGTCCGTGATCCACCATTCCCTGCATGACGCGCCCATGCCCTCGCTCAAGGAGCTTGAGGAATTGATGTCGCGGCTGAAAGCCATTATTTTTCCCGGCTTTTACGGCACGTCGCGGGTCAGGTTCGATTCCATGCGCTACCACATGGCCGCAAACCTGGATTCCATCTACCGCCTGCTGGCCGAGCAGATCCGTCGCGGCGGCTGCTTCACCTGCGCGGAATACGCGACCGATTGCGTGCTGTGCGGGGAAGCCAGCGACGATATGGCCATGAAGTTCATGCAGCGCATACCGCGCATCCGGGAGCTTTTGGCCAGCGACGTGAAGGCCGCCTTCGAGGGCGACCCCGCCGCCAAAACGCCCGGCGAGACGATATTCTGCTACCCGTCCATCACGGCCCTGACGCACCAGCGCATCGCGCATGAATTGTACACGCTCGACGTGCCCCTGATTCCCCGGATCATGACGGAAATGGCCCATTCGGTCACGGGCATCGACATCCACCCCGGCGCGAGCATCGGCGAGGAGTTTTTCATTGACCACGGCACGGGCGTCGTCATCGGCGAGACCTGTATCATCGGCAAGGGCTGCCGCCTCTACCAGGGCGTGACGCTCGGCGCGCTCTCCTTCCCCAAGGAGGCGGACGGCACGCTGGTCAAAGGCATTCCCCGCCACCCGATTCTGGAGGACCACGTCACGGTGTACGCCGGGGCCACGGTTCTCGGCCGCGTGACCATAGGCGCGGGGAGCACCATCGGCGGCAACCTCTGGGTGACGCACGACGTGCCGCCCAAGTCGCGCCTTGTGCAGCAGCAGTATGCCCATAACGGTCACTAA